Proteins from one Mus pahari chromosome 10, PAHARI_EIJ_v1.1, whole genome shotgun sequence genomic window:
- the Vill gene encoding villin-like protein isoform X2, whose product MDISQDLPAIDSHRALQIWITENQKMLPLPERAHGNFFEECCYAVLHIPQSPKATRGGSSDLHYWIGKDASAEAREAAVAFVQRLQEDLGDQTVLHRESQGHESDCFHSYFHPGVIYRKGGRDSALKLVEANMYNVQRLLHIRGRKHVSATEVALSWNSFNKGGIFLLDLGKVMIQWNGPKASISEKARALTLTCSLRDRERGGRAQIAVVEADAEDEATDLLRIMEAVLGCRSGSLCASVPSNSVSQLQKANVRLYHVFEKGTDLVVQELATHPLTQDLLQEDGCYLLDQGGFKIYMWQGRKSSPQEKKAALSRAVGFIQAKGYPNYTNVEVVNDGAESTAFQQLFWTWSKELDRKKHPAKSKQVQVNLEVGKLHTQPELAAQLRMVDDGSGKVEVWYIQDLQRQPVDPKHYGQLCSGNCYLVLYTYQKLGRVQYFLYLWQGHQSTVEDTKALHCSAEELDLIHQGALAQGHVTMGSEPPHFLAIFQGRLVVFQGNAGNKGERPPISDTRLFHVQGTENHNTRTMEVPARASSLTSGDVFFLITSHVCYLWFGKGCHGDQREMARMVVTVFPGNNKETVLEGQEPLHFWEALGGRAPYPSNKRLPEEVWSIQPRLFECSSHAGCLVLTEVVFFSQEDLDKYDIMLLDTRQEIFLWLGEAAGEWKKEAAAWGREYLRTHPAERNLATPIVVVKQGHEPATFTGWFVTWDPYKWTNSQSYEEMVGGSLGPGSAITEMTAVFKDSQDSPEHELGLDLRVDGANPSMNHTSSCSGSTVNGSLPRERLMHQALEDLPPGVDPARKEFYLSDSDFQDIFGKSKEEFYSMAKWKQQREKKKLGFF is encoded by the exons ATGGACATCAGCCAGGACCTCCCAGCCATCGACAGCCACAGAGCCCTGCAAATATGGATTACTGAG AACCAAAAGATGTTGCCACTGCCTGAAAGGGCTCATGGGAATTTCTTCGAAGAATGCTGCTACGCCGTCCTCCAT ATCCCTCAGAGTCCAAAGGCTACCCGGGGAGGATCCAGCGACCTGCACTACTGGATTGGAAAGGATGCCAGCGCAGAGGCCCGAGAGGCTGCGGTCGCCTTTGTGCAACGTCTGCAGGAGGATCTAGGAGACCAGACTGTGCTGCACCGAGAGTCACAGGGCCACGAGTCCGACTGCTTCCACAGCTATTTCCACCCCGGagtcat ctacaggaagggaggcagagactcCGCTCTCAAGCTTGTGGAGGCCAACATGTACAACGTCCAGCGACTGCTTCACATCAGGGGAAGGAAGCACGTGTCTGCCACTGAG GTGGCCTTGTCCTGGAACAGCTTTAACAAGGGGGGCATCTTCCTGTTGGACCTGGGCAAGGTGATGATCCAGTGGAATGGACCCAAAGCCAGCATTTCTGAGAAAGCACGG GCGCTGACTCTGACTTGCAGCCTCAGAGACAGGGAGCGAGGTGGCCGTGCCCAGATTGCCGTGGTGGAGGCGGATGCGGAGGATGAAGCCACCGACCTTCTGCGCATCATGGAGGCGGTGCTGGGCTGCAGATCAGGCAGCCTGTGTGCCTCTGTACCCAGCAACAGCGTTAGCCAGCTACAAAAGGCCAATGTCCGCCTCTACCA tgtcttCGAGAAGGGGACAGACCTGGTAGTCCAGGAACTGGCGACCCACCCACTGACCCAGGACCTCCTGCAAGAGGAT GGTTGCTATCTCCTGGACCAGGGTGGCTTCAAGATCTACATGTGGCAGGGACGAAAGTCCAGCCCCCAGGAGAAGAAGGCTGCCCTCAGCAGGGCTGTG GGCTTCATCCAGGCCAAGGGTTACCCGAACTACACCAATGTGGAGGTGGTGAACGACGGTGCGGAGTCCACAGCGTTCCAACAGCTCTTCTGGACGTGGTCTAAGGAGCTAGATAGGAAAAAACACCCAGCGAAGA GTAAACAGGTGCAGGTAAACCTGGAGGTAGGCAAGCTTCACACCCAGCCTGAGCTCGCGGCCCAGCTCAGAATGGTGGACGACGGCTCTGGGAAGGTGGAG GTGTGGTACATCCAAGACTTACAAAGGCAGCCTGTGGATCCCAAGCACTACGGCCAGCTGTGCTCAGGAAACTGCTACCTTGTCCTCTACACATACCAGAAACTGGGCCGTGTCCAGTATTTCCTGTACCTATGGCAG GGCCACCAAAGCACTGTAGAAGACACCAAGGCCCTGCACTGCAGTGCTGAAGAGTTGGACCTTATACACCAGGGTGCACTGGCACAGGGGCATGTCACCATGGGCAGTGAGCCACCCCACTTCCTAGCCATCTTCCAGGGGCGGCTGGTGGTCTTCCAG GGGAATGCAGGCAACAAAGGGGAGAGGCCACCCATATCCGACACCAGGCTTTTCCACGTGCAAGGGACTGAGAACCACAACACCAGAACTATGGAGGTGCCGGCCCGTGCCTCCTCCCTCACTTCCGGTGACGTCTTCTTTCTGATCACAAGTCATGTTTGCTATCTCTGGTTTGGGAAG GGCTGTCATGGGGACCAACGTGAGATGGCGCGGATGGTGGTCACTGTCTTCCCAGGGAATAACAAGGAGACAGTGCTTGAGGGTCAAGAGCCTCTCCACTTCTGGGAAGCCCTTGGAGGCCGGGCCCCCTATCCCAGTAACAAGAG GCTTCCTGAGGAGGTGTGGAGCATCCAGCCCCGACTGTTCGAGTGCTCCAGTCACGCAGGCTGCCTGGTCCTCACGGAAGTGGTGTTCTTCAGCCAAGAGGACTTGGACAAGTATGACATCATGTTACTAGACACCCGTCAGGAG ATCTTCCTGTGGCTTGGGGAAGCTGCAGgtgaatggaagaaagaagcagcGGCCTGGGGCCGCGAGTACCTGAGGACTCACCCAGCAGAGAGAAACCTAGCCACACCCATCGTGGTGGTCAAGCAGGGCCATGAACCGGCCACCTTTACTGGATGGTTTGTCACCTGGGACCCCTACAAGTGGACG AACAGCCAGTCCTACGAGGAGATGGTGGGGGGCAGCCTGGGACCCGGATCTGCAATTACTGAGATGACAGCG GTCTTCAAGGATTCCCAGGACAGCCCAGAGCATGAGCTGGGGCTGGACCTCAGGGTGGATGGCGCAAACCCCAGCATGAACCACACCAGCAGCTGCAGTGGCTCAACGGTCAATGGGAGCCTGCCCCGGGAAAGGCTGATGCACCAGGCACTGGAGGACCTGCCACCGGGTGTGGACCCGGCCCGTAAGGAG ttCTATCTCTCGGACTCCGATTTCCAAGACATCTTCGGGAAATCCAAGGAGGAGTTTTACAGCATGGCCAAGTGGAAGCAGCAGCGAGAGAAAAAGAAGCTGGGCTTCTTCTGA
- the Vill gene encoding villin-like protein isoform X1, producing MDISQDLPAIDSHRALQIWITENQKMLPLPERAHGNFFEECCYAVLHIPQSPKATRGGSSDLHYWIGKDASAEAREAAVAFVQRLQEDLGDQTVLHRESQGHESDCFHSYFHPGVIYRKGGRDSALKLVEANMYNVQRLLHIRGRKHVSATEVALSWNSFNKGGIFLLDLGKVMIQWNGPKASISEKARALTLTCSLRDRERGGRAQIAVVEADAEDEATDLLRIMEAVLGCRSGSLCASVPSNSVSQLQKANVRLYHVFEKGTDLVVQELATHPLTQDLLQEDGCYLLDQGGFKIYMWQGRKSSPQEKKAALSRAVGFIQAKGYPNYTNVEVVNDGAESTAFQQLFWTWSKELDRKKHPAKSKQVQVNLEVGKLHTQPELAAQLRMVDDGSGKVEVWYIQDLQRQPVDPKHYGQLCSGNCYLVLYTYQKLGRVQYFLYLWQGHQSTVEDTKALHCSAEELDLIHQGALAQGHVTMGSEPPHFLAIFQGRLVVFQGNAGNKGERPPISDTRLFHVQGTENHNTRTMEVPARASSLTSGDVFFLITSHVCYLWFGKGCHGDQREMARMVVTVFPGNNKETVLEGQEPLHFWEALGGRAPYPSNKRLPEEVWSIQPRLFECSSHAGCLVLTEVVFFSQEDLDKYDIMLLDTRQEIFLWLGEAAGEWKKEAAAWGREYLRTHPAERNLATPIVVVKQGHEPATFTGWFVTWDPYKWTNSQSYEEMVGGSLGPGSAITEMTAEVHNFQLTPRLSDNKAGRPTLQVFKDSQDSPEHELGLDLRVDGANPSMNHTSSCSGSTVNGSLPRERLMHQALEDLPPGVDPARKEFYLSDSDFQDIFGKSKEEFYSMAKWKQQREKKKLGFF from the exons ATGGACATCAGCCAGGACCTCCCAGCCATCGACAGCCACAGAGCCCTGCAAATATGGATTACTGAG AACCAAAAGATGTTGCCACTGCCTGAAAGGGCTCATGGGAATTTCTTCGAAGAATGCTGCTACGCCGTCCTCCAT ATCCCTCAGAGTCCAAAGGCTACCCGGGGAGGATCCAGCGACCTGCACTACTGGATTGGAAAGGATGCCAGCGCAGAGGCCCGAGAGGCTGCGGTCGCCTTTGTGCAACGTCTGCAGGAGGATCTAGGAGACCAGACTGTGCTGCACCGAGAGTCACAGGGCCACGAGTCCGACTGCTTCCACAGCTATTTCCACCCCGGagtcat ctacaggaagggaggcagagactcCGCTCTCAAGCTTGTGGAGGCCAACATGTACAACGTCCAGCGACTGCTTCACATCAGGGGAAGGAAGCACGTGTCTGCCACTGAG GTGGCCTTGTCCTGGAACAGCTTTAACAAGGGGGGCATCTTCCTGTTGGACCTGGGCAAGGTGATGATCCAGTGGAATGGACCCAAAGCCAGCATTTCTGAGAAAGCACGG GCGCTGACTCTGACTTGCAGCCTCAGAGACAGGGAGCGAGGTGGCCGTGCCCAGATTGCCGTGGTGGAGGCGGATGCGGAGGATGAAGCCACCGACCTTCTGCGCATCATGGAGGCGGTGCTGGGCTGCAGATCAGGCAGCCTGTGTGCCTCTGTACCCAGCAACAGCGTTAGCCAGCTACAAAAGGCCAATGTCCGCCTCTACCA tgtcttCGAGAAGGGGACAGACCTGGTAGTCCAGGAACTGGCGACCCACCCACTGACCCAGGACCTCCTGCAAGAGGAT GGTTGCTATCTCCTGGACCAGGGTGGCTTCAAGATCTACATGTGGCAGGGACGAAAGTCCAGCCCCCAGGAGAAGAAGGCTGCCCTCAGCAGGGCTGTG GGCTTCATCCAGGCCAAGGGTTACCCGAACTACACCAATGTGGAGGTGGTGAACGACGGTGCGGAGTCCACAGCGTTCCAACAGCTCTTCTGGACGTGGTCTAAGGAGCTAGATAGGAAAAAACACCCAGCGAAGA GTAAACAGGTGCAGGTAAACCTGGAGGTAGGCAAGCTTCACACCCAGCCTGAGCTCGCGGCCCAGCTCAGAATGGTGGACGACGGCTCTGGGAAGGTGGAG GTGTGGTACATCCAAGACTTACAAAGGCAGCCTGTGGATCCCAAGCACTACGGCCAGCTGTGCTCAGGAAACTGCTACCTTGTCCTCTACACATACCAGAAACTGGGCCGTGTCCAGTATTTCCTGTACCTATGGCAG GGCCACCAAAGCACTGTAGAAGACACCAAGGCCCTGCACTGCAGTGCTGAAGAGTTGGACCTTATACACCAGGGTGCACTGGCACAGGGGCATGTCACCATGGGCAGTGAGCCACCCCACTTCCTAGCCATCTTCCAGGGGCGGCTGGTGGTCTTCCAG GGGAATGCAGGCAACAAAGGGGAGAGGCCACCCATATCCGACACCAGGCTTTTCCACGTGCAAGGGACTGAGAACCACAACACCAGAACTATGGAGGTGCCGGCCCGTGCCTCCTCCCTCACTTCCGGTGACGTCTTCTTTCTGATCACAAGTCATGTTTGCTATCTCTGGTTTGGGAAG GGCTGTCATGGGGACCAACGTGAGATGGCGCGGATGGTGGTCACTGTCTTCCCAGGGAATAACAAGGAGACAGTGCTTGAGGGTCAAGAGCCTCTCCACTTCTGGGAAGCCCTTGGAGGCCGGGCCCCCTATCCCAGTAACAAGAG GCTTCCTGAGGAGGTGTGGAGCATCCAGCCCCGACTGTTCGAGTGCTCCAGTCACGCAGGCTGCCTGGTCCTCACGGAAGTGGTGTTCTTCAGCCAAGAGGACTTGGACAAGTATGACATCATGTTACTAGACACCCGTCAGGAG ATCTTCCTGTGGCTTGGGGAAGCTGCAGgtgaatggaagaaagaagcagcGGCCTGGGGCCGCGAGTACCTGAGGACTCACCCAGCAGAGAGAAACCTAGCCACACCCATCGTGGTGGTCAAGCAGGGCCATGAACCGGCCACCTTTACTGGATGGTTTGTCACCTGGGACCCCTACAAGTGGACG AACAGCCAGTCCTACGAGGAGATGGTGGGGGGCAGCCTGGGACCCGGATCTGCAATTACTGAGATGACAGCG GAAGTCCATAACTTCCAGCTAACTCCGCGGCTGAGCGACAACAAGGCAGGTCGCCCGACACTGCAGGTCTTCAAGGATTCCCAGGACAGCCCAGAGCATGAGCTGGGGCTGGACCTCAGGGTGGATGGCGCAAACCCCAGCATGAACCACACCAGCAGCTGCAGTGGCTCAACGGTCAATGGGAGCCTGCCCCGGGAAAGGCTGATGCACCAGGCACTGGAGGACCTGCCACCGGGTGTGGACCCGGCCCGTAAGGAG ttCTATCTCTCGGACTCCGATTTCCAAGACATCTTCGGGAAATCCAAGGAGGAGTTTTACAGCATGGCCAAGTGGAAGCAGCAGCGAGAGAAAAAGAAGCTGGGCTTCTTCTGA